In Pseudoxanthomonas sp., one genomic interval encodes:
- the cyoB gene encoding cytochrome o ubiquinol oxidase subunit I, with product MAFDTSTVPHSPITGRLAWDAIPMLHDPIIAATFIGTCIGGIALLAVITKYRLWGWLWREWFTSIDHKKIGIMYMVLGLVMLLRGFADAIMMRLHQAMAFGDNMGYLPPHHYDQIFTAHGVIMIFFVAMPLVTGLMNYLVPLQIGARDVAFPFLNNFSFWMTTAGAVLVMLSLFLGEFSTSGWLALSNLGNQDPGVGLDYYIWALQIAGVGTLLSGVNLLVTILKMRAPGMGMMKMPVFTWTALCTNVLIVVSFPVLTAVLALMTLDRYVGTNFFTTDLGGNAMLYVNLIWIWGHPEVYILILPLFGVFSEIVSTYSGKRLFGYSSMVYATVCITVLSYLVWLHHFFTMGSGASVNSFFGITTMIISIPTGAKIFNWLFTMYRGRIRFEVPMLWTMGFMVTFVIGGMTGVLLAVPPADFVLHNSLFLVAHFHNVIIGGVVFGLFAAMTHWFPKAFGFRLDDFWGKVSFWFWLAGYWFAFTPLYVLGLMGVTRRMSHFEDPSLQIWFQIAAFGAVLVAIGIAAFLYCIYVSFRRREQLRDHTGDPWGGRTLEWSTSSPPPDYNFAFTPVVHDTDAWTDMKQRGFQRPRDGFKAIHMPRNTGAGVILSALSTVCGFALIWHVWWLAGVSLLATIVYAIWHSFDRDRDYYIPADEVARTEQARTEQLERALLNQGLANHAHV from the coding sequence ATGGCCTTTGACACCAGCACCGTCCCCCATTCCCCGATCACCGGTCGCCTGGCCTGGGACGCGATTCCCATGCTGCACGATCCGATCATCGCCGCGACCTTCATCGGTACGTGCATCGGCGGCATCGCGCTGCTCGCGGTGATCACGAAGTACCGGCTGTGGGGCTGGCTGTGGCGCGAGTGGTTCACCAGCATCGACCACAAGAAGATCGGCATCATGTACATGGTGCTGGGCCTGGTGATGCTGCTGCGCGGTTTCGCCGACGCCATCATGATGCGCCTGCACCAGGCGATGGCCTTCGGCGACAACATGGGCTATCTGCCGCCGCACCACTACGACCAGATCTTCACCGCCCACGGCGTGATCATGATCTTCTTCGTGGCCATGCCGCTGGTCACCGGCCTGATGAACTACCTGGTGCCGCTGCAGATCGGCGCGCGCGACGTGGCGTTCCCGTTCCTCAACAACTTCAGCTTCTGGATGACGACCGCCGGCGCGGTGCTGGTCATGCTGTCGCTGTTCCTGGGCGAGTTCTCGACCTCGGGCTGGCTGGCGCTGTCGAACCTGGGCAACCAGGATCCCGGGGTGGGGCTGGACTACTACATCTGGGCGCTGCAGATAGCGGGCGTCGGAACCTTGTTATCCGGCGTCAACCTGCTGGTGACCATCCTGAAGATGCGTGCGCCCGGCATGGGCATGATGAAGATGCCGGTGTTCACCTGGACGGCGCTCTGCACCAACGTGCTGATCGTGGTGTCGTTCCCGGTGCTGACCGCGGTGCTGGCGCTGATGACGCTGGACCGCTACGTCGGTACCAACTTCTTCACCACCGACCTTGGCGGCAACGCCATGCTGTACGTCAACCTGATCTGGATCTGGGGCCACCCGGAGGTCTACATCCTGATCCTGCCGCTGTTCGGCGTGTTCTCCGAGATCGTGTCCACGTACTCGGGCAAGCGCCTGTTCGGCTACTCGTCGATGGTGTACGCCACGGTCTGCATCACCGTGCTCTCGTACCTGGTGTGGCTGCACCACTTCTTCACGATGGGCTCGGGCGCCAGCGTCAACTCGTTCTTCGGCATCACCACCATGATCATCTCGATCCCGACGGGCGCGAAGATCTTCAACTGGCTGTTCACCATGTACCGCGGCCGCATCCGCTTCGAGGTGCCGATGCTGTGGACGATGGGCTTCATGGTCACCTTCGTGATCGGCGGCATGACCGGCGTGCTGCTGGCGGTGCCGCCGGCGGACTTCGTGCTGCACAACTCGCTGTTCCTGGTCGCCCACTTCCACAACGTCATCATCGGCGGCGTGGTGTTCGGCCTGTTCGCGGCGATGACGCACTGGTTCCCGAAGGCGTTCGGTTTCCGGCTCGACGATTTCTGGGGCAAGGTCTCGTTCTGGTTCTGGCTGGCCGGCTACTGGTTCGCGTTCACCCCGCTGTACGTGCTGGGCCTGATGGGCGTGACCCGCCGCATGAGCCACTTCGAGGATCCGTCGCTGCAGATCTGGTTCCAGATCGCCGCCTTCGGCGCGGTGCTGGTGGCCATCGGCATCGCCGCGTTCCTGTACTGCATCTACGTCAGCTTCCGCCGCCGCGAACAGCTGCGCGACCACACCGGCGATCCGTGGGGCGGCCGCACGCTGGAATGGTCCACGTCGTCGCCGCCGCCGGACTACAACTTCGCCTTCACCCCGGTCGTGCACGACACCGATGCCTGGACGGACATGAAGCAGCGTGGCTTCCAGCGTCCGCGCGATGGCTTCAAGGCGATCCACATGCCGCGCAACACCGGGGCCGGCGTCATCCTGTCGGCCCTGAGCACGGTCTGCGGCTTCGCCCTGATCTGGCATGTCTGGTGGCTGGCGGGCGTGTCGCTGCTGGCGACGATCGTCTACGCCATCTGGCACAGCTTCGACCGCGACCGCGACTACTACATTCCGGCCGACGAGGTCGCCCGCACCGAGCAGGCGCGCACCGAACAGCTGGAGCGCGCACTCCTGAACCAAGGCCTTGCGAACCACGCCCATGTCTGA
- the cyoA gene encoding ubiquinol oxidase subunit II, which produces MRRALQAAVAMSATAVLSGCNLQVLNPAGDIAARQGNLILVATALMLIVIVPVIALTFWFAWRYRASNTQATYKPDWDHSTQLELVIWGVPLLIIIALGAVTWIGTHLLDPYRPLGRIAEGRPVPEEVKPLEVQVVALDWKWLFVYPEYGVASVNQMAAPVDRPITFRLTSSSTMNAFYVPALAGMIYTMPAMETKLHAVINKEGNYEGFSSHYSGEGFSHMRFRFHALSDEGFDRWIGEARAVGKALSRAEYLQLEVPSSREPSRLYASVDPGLFDAVVNRCVDSDRLCMDQMMAYDAMGGRGLDGPDALQRPRRGNLAAGPFVRSELCTVETARAAAAVSPASSAGMKAP; this is translated from the coding sequence ATGCGCCGAGCCCTGCAGGCCGCCGTGGCGATGTCCGCCACCGCCGTGCTGTCGGGGTGCAACCTGCAGGTCCTCAATCCCGCCGGCGACATCGCCGCCCGCCAGGGCAACCTGATCCTGGTGGCGACGGCGCTGATGCTGATCGTGATCGTCCCCGTGATCGCGCTGACCTTCTGGTTCGCGTGGCGTTACCGCGCGTCGAACACGCAGGCCACCTACAAGCCCGACTGGGACCATTCGACGCAGCTGGAGCTGGTCATCTGGGGTGTGCCGCTGCTGATCATCATCGCGCTGGGTGCAGTGACGTGGATCGGCACGCACCTGCTGGACCCGTACCGCCCGCTGGGGCGCATCGCCGAAGGGCGTCCGGTGCCGGAGGAGGTGAAGCCGCTGGAAGTGCAGGTGGTGGCGCTGGACTGGAAATGGCTGTTCGTCTATCCCGAATACGGCGTCGCGTCGGTCAACCAGATGGCCGCGCCGGTCGATCGCCCGATCACCTTCCGCCTGACCTCGTCGTCGACGATGAACGCGTTCTACGTGCCGGCGCTGGCCGGCATGATCTACACGATGCCGGCGATGGAGACCAAGCTCCACGCGGTGATCAACAAGGAAGGGAACTACGAGGGTTTCTCGTCGCATTACAGCGGCGAGGGCTTCTCGCACATGCGGTTCCGTTTCCACGCGCTGTCCGATGAAGGTTTCGACCGCTGGATCGGAGAAGCGCGCGCCGTCGGCAAGGCGCTGAGCCGCGCCGAGTACCTGCAGCTGGAAGTGCCCAGTTCGCGCGAGCCGTCGCGCCTGTACGCGTCCGTCGATCCGGGCCTGTTCGATGCGGTGGTCAACCGCTGCGTCGACAGCGACCGACTGTGCATGGACCAGATGATGGCCTACGACGCCATGGGCGGACGCGGACTGGACGGTCCGGACGCGCTTCAGCGCCCGCGTCGCGGCAACCTGGCCGCGGGCCCGTTCGTCCGCTCCGAGCTGTGCACGGTCGAGACCGCGCGCGCAGCCGCGGCGGTATCTCCTGCTTCGTCCGCCGGCATGAAGGCGCCGTGA
- a CDS encoding MFS transporter, with the protein MASISPTTSTHDHGTKAHADVAPGEIAVGVVIGRASEYFDFFVFGIASALIFPAVFFPFVDRLEGTLWSFALFALAFVARPFGTMLSMKIQARWGRGLKLTVALFLLGTATAGIAFLPGYASLGAASIVLLAVLRVLQGLALGGSWDGLPSLLALNAPKERRGWYAMLGQLGAPVGFIVAAGVFAFLYANLEEADLLTWGWRYPFFVAFAINVVALFARLRIVVADEYQDKMGELELEPTPVRELFQAKGRHVVIGAFAALASYALFHIVTIFPLSWILLYSQQSIVSFLLVQILGAFIAAGAIVVSGLIADRVGRARTLGGLAVGIAMFSGFAPTLMEGGPVGQGAFILIGFALLGLSYGQAAGAVTANFGRRYRYTGAALTSDLAWLIGAGFAPLVALGLCANFGLSWLGAYLLSGALGTLIALGINRAKNYKS; encoded by the coding sequence ATGGCGTCCATCAGCCCCACGACTTCCACCCACGACCACGGCACCAAGGCCCACGCCGATGTCGCCCCGGGCGAGATCGCCGTCGGCGTGGTGATCGGGCGCGCGTCCGAATACTTCGACTTCTTCGTCTTCGGCATCGCCTCGGCGCTGATCTTCCCGGCGGTGTTCTTCCCGTTCGTGGACCGCCTGGAAGGTACGCTGTGGTCGTTCGCGCTGTTCGCGCTGGCGTTCGTCGCACGCCCGTTCGGCACCATGCTGTCGATGAAGATCCAGGCGCGCTGGGGCCGCGGCCTCAAGCTGACGGTCGCGCTGTTCCTGCTGGGCACGGCCACCGCCGGCATCGCCTTCCTGCCGGGCTATGCCTCGCTCGGCGCCGCCTCGATCGTCCTGCTGGCCGTGCTGCGCGTACTGCAGGGGCTGGCCCTGGGCGGCTCGTGGGACGGCCTGCCGTCGCTGCTCGCGCTGAATGCGCCGAAGGAACGCCGCGGCTGGTACGCCATGCTCGGCCAGCTGGGCGCGCCGGTGGGTTTCATCGTCGCTGCCGGCGTGTTCGCCTTCCTGTACGCCAACCTGGAAGAAGCCGACCTGCTGACGTGGGGCTGGCGCTATCCGTTCTTCGTCGCGTTCGCCATCAACGTGGTGGCGCTGTTCGCGCGGCTGCGCATCGTGGTGGCCGACGAATACCAGGACAAGATGGGCGAACTGGAACTGGAGCCCACGCCGGTCCGCGAGCTGTTCCAGGCCAAGGGCCGGCATGTGGTGATCGGCGCGTTCGCCGCGCTGGCCAGCTATGCGCTGTTCCACATCGTCACGATCTTCCCGCTGTCGTGGATCCTGCTGTACTCGCAACAGTCCATCGTCAGCTTCCTGCTGGTGCAGATCCTGGGCGCGTTCATCGCCGCCGGCGCGATCGTGGTCTCGGGCCTGATCGCCGACCGGGTGGGCCGTGCGCGCACGCTGGGCGGTCTGGCGGTGGGCATCGCGATGTTCAGTGGCTTCGCACCCACGCTGATGGAAGGCGGTCCGGTCGGCCAGGGCGCCTTCATCCTGATCGGCTTCGCCCTGCTCGGCCTGTCGTACGGCCAGGCGGCGGGCGCGGTCACCGCGAACTTCGGCCGCCGCTACCGCTACACCGGCGCGGCGCTGACCTCCGATCTGGCGTGGCTGATCGGCGCCGGCTTCGCTCCGCTGGTGGCGCTGGGCCTGTGCGCCAACTTCGGCCTGTCGTGGCTGGGCGCCTACCTGCTGTCGGGCGCGCTGGGCACGCTGATCGCACTCGGCATCAATCGCGCGAAGAACTACAAGAGCTGA
- a CDS encoding peptidylprolyl isomerase: protein MPMRRLPLLLACLLALPTLHAAEPPKPLTAKEILDASPDADWRTLDPANTLYMDVPGGRVVIELAPAFAPEHVANIRTLAHEGFWNGLAIYRSQDNFVVQFGDADAEDAAKARSLGTAKTKLPAEFARTSAGLRFTRLPDVDGWAPQVGFVDGFPVARDPKAGKAWLTHCYGALGAGRGGPPDSSNGSELYVVTGQSPRQLDRNITLVGRVVKGMELLSAIPRGPEPMGFYEKPEQRTPITAIRLASDVPENERVPLQVLRTDSKTFAAATEARRNRRDDWYVRPAGHIDLCNVPLPVREAKR from the coding sequence ATGCCCATGCGCCGTCTCCCGCTGCTGCTCGCCTGCCTGCTCGCCCTGCCCACGCTGCATGCGGCCGAACCGCCGAAGCCGCTGACGGCCAAGGAGATCCTCGACGCGTCGCCTGACGCCGACTGGCGCACGCTGGATCCGGCCAACACGCTGTACATGGACGTGCCCGGCGGACGCGTGGTGATCGAACTGGCGCCGGCCTTCGCACCGGAGCATGTGGCCAACATCCGCACGCTGGCGCACGAGGGGTTCTGGAACGGACTGGCCATCTACCGCTCGCAGGACAACTTCGTCGTGCAGTTCGGCGATGCCGATGCGGAAGATGCCGCCAAGGCCAGATCGCTGGGCACGGCGAAGACGAAGTTGCCCGCCGAATTTGCGCGCACGTCCGCTGGCCTGAGGTTCACCCGTCTGCCGGATGTGGACGGCTGGGCGCCGCAGGTGGGTTTCGTCGACGGCTTTCCCGTCGCGCGCGACCCCAAGGCAGGCAAAGCCTGGCTGACGCACTGCTACGGCGCACTCGGCGCCGGCCGCGGCGGCCCGCCGGACAGCAGCAACGGCAGCGAGCTGTATGTCGTCACCGGCCAGTCGCCGCGCCAGCTCGACCGCAACATCACCCTGGTCGGCCGCGTGGTGAAGGGCATGGAGCTGCTCAGCGCGATCCCGCGCGGCCCCGAGCCGATGGGCTTCTACGAGAAGCCCGAGCAGCGCACGCCGATCACCGCCATCCGCCTGGCCAGCGACGTGCCGGAGAACGAACGCGTGCCGCTGCAGGTGCTGCGTACGGATTCGAAGACCTTCGCCGCCGCCACCGAAGCCCGCCGCAACCGCCGCGACGACTGGTACGTGCGCCCCGCCGGCCACATCGACCTGTGCAACGTGCCGCTGCCGGTGCGCGAAGCGAAGCGCTGA
- a CDS encoding metalloregulator ArsR/SmtB family transcription factor, translating into MTVDRIFDALASRPRREILAYLSAQELTAGEIAARFDMSAPAISRHLSVLEAAGLVTSDKRGQFVFYRLAPDNLVNTLTGFAFEVCPTAGPLKREAKARALARTPKAR; encoded by the coding sequence ATGACGGTCGACCGCATCTTCGACGCCCTCGCCTCCCGCCCGCGGCGCGAAATCCTCGCCTATCTGTCAGCCCAGGAACTGACGGCCGGCGAGATCGCCGCACGCTTCGACATGAGCGCACCCGCGATCTCGCGGCATCTGTCGGTGCTCGAAGCCGCCGGCCTGGTCACCAGCGACAAGCGAGGGCAGTTCGTCTTCTACCGGCTGGCGCCCGACAACCTGGTCAACACGCTGACCGGGTTCGCCTTCGAGGTCTGCCCGACCGCCGGCCCATTGAAACGCGAAGCCAAGGCCCGCGCGCTGGCCAGGACACCCAAGGCCCGCTGA
- a CDS encoding DUF2867 domain-containing protein, whose translation MPRHADVVPGFPIARIQSYSGGLPVEVVLLGQLGPGSGDRLHAVAGALQREHPGFVDALDEPSVRIAAPDFDAGERSALYTFTVGPDGHPFHRHAGHRTFTAVTGSGGARLRFSTASDEQLARDPVHFAAALHHVDLPADALFSVRFGSGTWHQFAPLQPGSPHPVLFALSCHTDELGGLAHGVVRDRVLAGDANIATLTETLPDDVRTWMTGHPEHLERIPTVRLALHAPPGSWQQRACTTLRAAAGRLRTRLAGWCAEVGFVQGRASSVASLPSPPQGSLLLEQLPGFHHQDTFSLRLQGMATTTAQELLADVLQGFLQYRPAGVTQLMRLRNVLVRPLRLRTSPLGCPVSSLLSTTEGPLFAGRFPVIAQGIDADGKRAQVILGADDRHLVFRSCVGVCVTDTGVEVTLGTRVQYRNAFGRAYMAAISGVHHAYVAPAMLRSAVESVAQRHAPLSLTQGLFA comes from the coding sequence ATGCCTCGCCATGCCGATGTCGTCCCCGGTTTTCCGATCGCCCGTATCCAGTCGTACTCCGGCGGGCTGCCCGTAGAGGTCGTTCTGCTTGGGCAACTCGGGCCGGGATCGGGCGATCGACTCCATGCCGTCGCAGGCGCGCTGCAGCGCGAACACCCGGGCTTCGTGGATGCGCTGGATGAACCCTCGGTCCGGATCGCGGCACCGGATTTCGACGCCGGCGAACGCAGTGCGCTGTACACCTTCACGGTGGGCCCCGATGGTCATCCCTTCCATCGTCACGCGGGACACCGCACCTTCACGGCGGTGACCGGCAGTGGCGGCGCGCGCCTGCGCTTCTCGACCGCCTCCGACGAACAGCTCGCGCGCGATCCGGTGCATTTCGCGGCGGCCCTGCACCATGTCGACCTGCCGGCGGACGCGCTTTTCAGCGTGCGCTTCGGCAGCGGCACCTGGCACCAGTTCGCGCCGCTCCAGCCGGGCAGCCCGCATCCGGTGCTGTTCGCGCTGTCCTGCCATACCGACGAACTCGGCGGCCTTGCGCACGGTGTCGTGCGCGATCGGGTGCTGGCAGGCGACGCCAACATCGCCACCCTGACCGAAACACTGCCCGACGACGTGCGCACATGGATGACCGGTCATCCGGAACACCTGGAGCGGATCCCGACCGTGCGCCTGGCCCTGCATGCGCCTCCGGGCAGTTGGCAGCAGCGTGCCTGCACCACGCTGCGGGCGGCCGCCGGTCGTCTGCGCACGCGGCTTGCCGGCTGGTGCGCCGAGGTCGGCTTCGTCCAGGGTCGCGCATCGTCGGTGGCGTCATTGCCTTCGCCCCCGCAAGGTTCACTGCTGCTCGAGCAGTTGCCCGGCTTCCATCACCAGGACACCTTCAGCCTGCGCCTGCAGGGCATGGCGACCACGACCGCGCAGGAGTTGCTGGCGGACGTGCTGCAGGGATTCCTGCAGTACCGCCCGGCCGGCGTGACCCAGCTCATGCGCCTGCGCAACGTGCTGGTCCGCCCGCTGCGGCTGCGCACCTCGCCGCTCGGCTGCCCGGTGTCGTCGCTTCTGTCGACGACCGAGGGCCCGTTGTTCGCAGGGCGGTTCCCGGTCATCGCACAGGGGATCGATGCGGACGGCAAGCGGGCACAGGTGATCCTGGGTGCCGATGATCGCCACCTGGTGTTCCGTTCCTGTGTCGGTGTGTGTGTCACCGACACGGGCGTCGAGGTGACGCTGGGGACGCGCGTGCAGTACCGCAACGCCTTCGGGCGCGCGTACATGGCCGCGATCAGTGGCGTCCACCATGCCTATGTCGCACCCGCCATGCTGCGCAGCGCCGTGGAAAGCGTGGCGCAACGGCATGCGCCACTGTCGCTGACACAGGGTCTGTTCGCCTGA
- a CDS encoding DMT family transporter — MAMTPPQAVERDWRTPLELLVLGAIWGSSFLFMRIAANPFGPFALVEVRLALGALILLPFLWRERAHFRAGLWPKLAIIGAINSAIPFLLFAWAAQRSPAAIGAICNAMTVLFAAMVGFLFFGQKIGLRRSLALLVGFVGVVVLATSKAGGLSVGGAVIAGATAALLYGVGVNLVRRHLAGIPPAAAAAATLSCAALLVLPFAATHWPTHAVGVGAWGAAIAIGVLCTGYAFLLYYRLIQRIGPARAATVTYLVPLFGAGFAWLFLNEPVTPAMLAAGALILGSVAVSQRAA, encoded by the coding sequence ATGGCCATGACCCCACCGCAAGCGGTCGAGCGGGACTGGCGCACCCCGCTGGAGCTGCTGGTGCTGGGCGCGATCTGGGGCAGTTCGTTCCTTTTCATGCGCATCGCGGCCAACCCGTTCGGTCCTTTCGCCCTGGTGGAAGTACGCCTCGCGCTCGGCGCGCTGATCCTGCTGCCGTTCCTGTGGCGCGAGCGTGCGCACTTCCGTGCCGGCCTGTGGCCGAAGCTCGCGATCATCGGCGCGATCAATTCGGCGATCCCGTTCCTGCTGTTCGCTTGGGCCGCACAGCGCTCGCCCGCGGCGATCGGCGCGATCTGCAATGCGATGACGGTGCTGTTCGCCGCGATGGTCGGCTTCCTGTTCTTCGGCCAGAAGATCGGCCTGCGCCGCTCGCTCGCCCTGTTGGTCGGCTTCGTCGGCGTGGTGGTGCTGGCGACCAGCAAGGCCGGCGGACTGAGCGTGGGCGGTGCGGTCATCGCCGGTGCGACCGCGGCGCTGCTGTACGGCGTGGGCGTGAACCTGGTGCGCAGGCATCTGGCCGGCATTCCGCCGGCGGCCGCAGCGGCCGCCACGCTCAGCTGCGCGGCGTTGCTGGTGTTGCCGTTTGCGGCGACGCACTGGCCTACGCATGCGGTCGGTGTCGGCGCCTGGGGCGCGGCGATCGCCATCGGCGTGCTCTGCACCGGCTACGCCTTCCTGTTGTATTACCGCCTGATCCAGCGCATCGGTCCCGCCCGCGCCGCGACCGTGACCTATCTGGTGCCGCTGTTCGGCGCCGGCTTCGCGTGGCTGTTCCTCAACGAACCGGTCACGCCGGCGATGCTCGCCGCCGGCGCGTTGATCCTGGGCAGCGTGGCAGTGAGCCAGCGGGCGGCGTGA
- a CDS encoding LysR substrate-binding domain-containing protein: MSLRPALLPALGVFAAAARHQNFAHAADELHLTASAVSHHVRKLEALLGVVLFQRHARGVKLTTEGRQLADAANAALGDIDAVASHLQLAGKTTTLRITTLHSLAYCWLLPRLPRFCSRHPHIRLHVDTGIALTRFDDEGPELGIRHGPGHWAGLTAHHLMDDELFPVASPALPGIEAIKEPRQIAQLPLVTDLALQGWRDWFRAAGVRGLRLPPMHSFSDSTDAMRAAVYGVGAALARRHVAQPYLQRYELVRLPGPALKARFSYYAVHPAHRPPSAAAQTFIDWLKEEARDERTPLPPMPDDFLGRAAAATPTTPQRRERP; this comes from the coding sequence ATGAGCCTGCGCCCTGCCCTGCTGCCCGCCCTCGGCGTGTTCGCCGCCGCGGCGCGCCACCAGAACTTCGCCCATGCGGCCGACGAGCTGCACCTCACCGCCAGCGCGGTCAGCCATCACGTGCGCAAGCTGGAGGCATTGCTGGGCGTGGTGTTGTTCCAGCGCCATGCGCGCGGCGTGAAGCTCACGACCGAAGGCCGGCAGCTTGCGGACGCGGCGAATGCGGCGCTGGGCGACATCGATGCGGTTGCCTCCCACCTGCAGCTGGCGGGCAAGACCACCACGCTGCGCATCACCACGCTGCACTCACTGGCGTATTGCTGGCTGCTGCCGCGGCTGCCTCGCTTCTGCTCGCGCCATCCCCACATCCGCCTGCATGTCGACACGGGCATCGCGCTGACCCGATTCGACGACGAAGGGCCGGAACTCGGCATCCGCCACGGCCCCGGGCACTGGGCGGGCCTGACCGCGCACCATCTGATGGACGACGAACTGTTCCCGGTCGCATCCCCGGCCCTGCCCGGCATCGAAGCGATCAAGGAGCCGCGCCAGATCGCCCAGCTGCCGCTGGTGACCGACCTCGCCCTGCAGGGCTGGCGCGACTGGTTCCGTGCGGCCGGCGTGCGCGGCCTGCGGCTGCCGCCGATGCACAGCTTCAGCGACAGCACCGATGCGATGCGCGCGGCCGTGTACGGCGTGGGCGCGGCGCTGGCACGGCGCCACGTGGCGCAACCCTACCTGCAACGGTACGAACTGGTGCGCCTGCCGGGGCCGGCGCTGAAGGCGCGTTTTTCGTACTACGCGGTGCATCCCGCGCATCGGCCTCCCAGCGCCGCCGCGCAGACCTTCATCGACTGGCTGAAGGAGGAGGCGCGCGACGAGCGCACGCCGCTGCCGCCGATGCCGGACGATTTCCTCGGGCGCGCCGCAGCGGCCACGCCCACCACACCACAACGCCGCGAAAGGCCCTGA
- a CDS encoding DUF4349 domain-containing protein, producing MLRLAVVLLATVGGLAGCAKQESGHLPRTAMVIKPAAGEFLAYEHDVTLQLDAERIPARIQALQDACLRKQHGDCTVLEVSQRGGDEPRGMLTVRIVPAGVEPLIAAAGEGADLGHRTTRAEDLAEAVRDTALTRSRLQKELAGLQAFQQRRDLSVADMIALSQQVSKLEAQVEAADQEAAQQQRRIQTQKLTLHFETPGGESGRGEIRQAVRDFVSTLASGTALTIRAVAFLIPVLVVLAMLVAAWRRLRRRRA from the coding sequence GTGCTGCGGTTGGCCGTGGTGCTGCTGGCCACGGTCGGCGGACTGGCTGGCTGCGCCAAGCAGGAAAGTGGCCATCTGCCGCGTACCGCGATGGTCATCAAACCGGCTGCCGGCGAGTTCCTGGCCTACGAGCACGACGTCACGCTGCAGTTGGACGCCGAGCGTATTCCGGCACGGATACAGGCGCTGCAGGACGCCTGTCTGCGCAAGCAGCATGGCGACTGCACGGTGCTGGAGGTCAGCCAGCGCGGAGGCGATGAGCCGCGCGGCATGCTGACGGTGCGCATCGTGCCGGCGGGCGTCGAACCGCTGATCGCGGCCGCCGGCGAAGGCGCCGACCTGGGCCATCGCACGACGCGCGCGGAAGATCTGGCGGAAGCGGTGCGCGACACCGCGCTGACGCGCTCCCGGCTGCAGAAGGAACTCGCCGGCCTGCAGGCCTTCCAGCAGCGCCGCGACCTTTCGGTGGCGGACATGATCGCGCTGTCGCAGCAGGTCTCGAAACTGGAAGCACAGGTGGAGGCGGCCGACCAGGAGGCCGCGCAGCAGCAGCGCAGGATCCAGACGCAGAAGCTGACGTTGCATTTCGAAACGCCGGGCGGCGAGAGCGGTCGCGGGGAAATCCGCCAGGCGGTGCGCGACTTCGTCTCGACACTGGCCAGCGGCACTGCCTTGACGATCCGTGCCGTGGCGTTCCTGATTCCGGTGCTGGTCGTGCTCGCGATGCTGGTGGCCGCATGGCGCAGGTTGCGGCGACGCCGCGCCTGA
- a CDS encoding GFA family protein has protein sequence MKHEGSCHCGRIAFEVEGDIGDVIDCNCSLCRRRGGLLWFAPREALVLKTPEGDLSTYTFNRHHIQHHFCAVCGIAPYGEAAHPKTGTQMAAVNVRCLPGVDLASLNVVAYDGAAL, from the coding sequence ATGAAGCATGAAGGAAGCTGCCACTGCGGTCGCATCGCGTTCGAGGTCGAGGGCGACATCGGCGACGTCATCGACTGCAATTGCTCGCTATGCCGCCGTCGCGGCGGCCTGTTGTGGTTCGCGCCGCGCGAGGCGCTGGTGTTGAAGACGCCCGAAGGCGACCTGTCGACCTACACGTTCAACAGGCACCACATCCAGCACCACTTCTGCGCGGTCTGTGGGATCGCGCCTTACGGCGAAGCCGCACATCCGAAGACCGGTACGCAGATGGCGGCCGTCAACGTGCGGTGCCTGCCGGGCGTGGACCTGGCCTCGCTGAACGTCGTGGCCTACGACGGCGCCGCGCTGTGA